The window AGGTCGTGCAGGCCTATGATCGCGCGCCGATCGAGGAGATCGCCACTGATGATGCCGCAGCGCTCGAAGCCAAGCTCGCGGCGGCCGACAAGGTCTTCCGCGATCGCGGCAACTGGCTGAAACCGCATGAGCGGATCGCGATCCTGCGCAAGCTCGCCGAATTGCTGTCGGCCAAACGCGACCATTTCGCCCGCCAGATCGCGCGCGAAGGCGGCAAGCCGCTGACCGATGCAATCATCGAGACGACGCGCGCCATCGACGGCGTCCATAACGCCGCCGACGAACTCCGGAACTTCGCCGGGCGCGAGATCCCGATGGGGCTGACGCCGGCCGCGGCCGGGCGCTGGGCCTTCACCACCAAGGAGCCGATCGGCATCGTCGCGGCGATCTCAGCCTTCAACCACCCGCTCAACCTGATCGTCCATCAGGTCGCGCCGGCGATCGCCGTCGGTTGCCCGGTGATCATCAAGCCGGCGAGCACGACACCGCTTTGCTGCCGCGACTTCATCGCGCTGGTGCACGAGGCCGGCCTGCCGGAGGCCTGGTGCCAGATGTTCCTGCCGGAGACCAATGAGCTCGCCGAAAAGCTCGTGACCGACCGGCGCATCGCCTTCCTCAGCTTCATCGGCTCGGCCAAGGTCGGTTGGTACCTGCATTCTAAGCTGGCGCATGGCGCGCGCTCGGCGCTGGAGCATGGCGGGGCGGCGCCGGCGATC is drawn from Bosea sp. Tri-49 and contains these coding sequences:
- a CDS encoding aldehyde dehydrogenase family protein, yielding MLQVVQAYDRAPIEEIATDDAAALEAKLAAADKVFRDRGNWLKPHERIAILRKLAELLSAKRDHFARQIAREGGKPLTDAIIETTRAIDGVHNAADELRNFAGREIPMGLTPAAAGRWAFTTKEPIGIVAAISAFNHPLNLIVHQVAPAIAVGCPVIIKPASTTPLCCRDFIALVHEAGLPEAWCQMFLPETNELAEKLVTDRRIAFLSFIGSAKVGWYLHSKLAHGARSALEHGGAAPAIVDRSADLERIIEPLVKGGYYHAGQVCVSTQRIYVHEEIADAFTERLVARVAKLRTGDPVLKETEVGPLILPKEADRVASWIDEAVKGGAKLALGGKRLSKTTLEPAVLLDPAADAKVSQLEVFGPLVCVYRYSKLDEAIARANSLNVAFQASVFAQDIDVALRAAERLDASAVMVNDPTAFRTDWMPFAGRKESGYGTGGIPYTMRDMTQEKMILMNRR